A section of the Streptomyces sp. SLBN-118 genome encodes:
- a CDS encoding helix-turn-helix transcriptional regulator, producing the protein MKWNLRLAAANRGIWKASELQRMLAERGVVISAGKMSGLWSGQPNTVKLDELDVICAVLACGVEELLLPEPERVPEPTPATDSQATAVGQPRAVAPRPRTGRSLPPR; encoded by the coding sequence GTGAAGTGGAACCTTCGCCTGGCGGCCGCCAACCGCGGCATCTGGAAGGCCAGCGAACTCCAACGGATGCTCGCCGAACGCGGCGTGGTGATCAGCGCGGGGAAGATGTCGGGCCTGTGGTCAGGCCAGCCGAACACCGTCAAGCTCGACGAGTTGGACGTCATCTGCGCGGTGCTCGCCTGCGGCGTCGAGGAACTGCTCCTGCCCGAGCCGGAGCGAGTGCCGGAGCCGACACCAGCAACCGACTCACAGGCCACTGCGGTGGGCCAGCCACGCGCCGTGGCCCCGCGTCCTCGCACCGGCCGGTCCCTGCCGCCACGATGA
- a CDS encoding bifunctional 2-polyprenyl-6-hydroxyphenol methylase/3-demethylubiquinol 3-O-methyltransferase UbiG, translated as MRPNPHDLGRVFNEVPELYDRVRPGYPDELFADLVAVTGTDDRSSVLEVGCGTGQATRSLAALGCSVTAIEPGADMAALARQRIASFRNVEVETSTFEEWDDRGRRFDALVAASSWHWVDPSIGWQRAHDVLHPGGWMALLGHVVVRRPGEPEVYAETADLHEQFCPGNPGWGHPPLEDDVRTTDEGWGLVDDPGGLFGPTIVRWYPTVQWFNGDGFADHLRSLSLYRRLDRDVREPLLDAVAERIRTRMGDRASRRYLSVLRVGQRAE; from the coding sequence ATGCGCCCGAATCCACACGACCTCGGCCGGGTGTTCAACGAGGTGCCGGAGCTCTACGACCGGGTCCGGCCGGGATACCCCGACGAGCTGTTCGCGGACCTTGTCGCCGTCACCGGCACGGACGACAGGTCGTCGGTGCTGGAGGTGGGCTGCGGCACCGGTCAGGCGACGCGCTCGCTGGCAGCACTCGGATGCTCAGTGACCGCCATCGAGCCGGGCGCAGACATGGCCGCACTCGCTCGCCAACGGATCGCATCCTTCCGCAACGTCGAAGTCGAGACGTCGACGTTCGAGGAGTGGGACGACCGCGGCCGACGCTTCGATGCTCTCGTGGCTGCGTCGTCGTGGCACTGGGTCGACCCGTCGATCGGCTGGCAACGGGCGCACGACGTGCTCCATCCCGGAGGCTGGATGGCGCTGCTCGGCCACGTCGTTGTCCGCCGGCCGGGAGAGCCAGAGGTATACGCCGAGACCGCCGATCTCCACGAGCAGTTCTGCCCCGGGAACCCCGGCTGGGGTCATCCTCCCCTGGAGGACGACGTGCGCACCACCGACGAGGGCTGGGGCCTGGTCGACGATCCCGGAGGACTGTTCGGCCCAACGATCGTGCGCTGGTACCCGACCGTTCAATGGTTCAACGGAGACGGCTTTGCCGATCACCTTCGCTCGTTGTCGCTGTATCGGAGGCTCGACCGCGACGTCCGTGAGCCCCTGCTCGACGCAGTAGCCGAGCGCATCCGCACGCGGATGGGCGACCGGGCATCACGCCGTTATCTGAGCGTCCTCCGTGTCGGACAGCGCGCCGAGTGA